In Aedes albopictus strain Foshan chromosome 3, AalbF5, whole genome shotgun sequence, the genomic window ACCTTCAATAGGGGGTGCTAATACTATTTTGGCAGCATTGTTCATAGGGACACAGGTGGCCTtcgttcagctacctgtggcagaTGCCAGCatgcagggccctacattttcaatttcaattgaaattttcaggcgaagtttgtaaacaatgttttcaatcgtcaatggaaacaaggcgccgtcgtcgtcgctcggcccgactgtcatcgtcacagatgaaccgacgctgctgcATCGTCGCcgatgccactttgtttcgcactcacaagcttaCGCACGCTggttcgacatcgaatgaatttctctgttataactcaattaatgagtgtaacaaccgtcaaatctgtgtaatgttaatgaatgctatgcatattttactaaaatagtttattacccataaaaatattgagcaaacatacattttagacaatttgaaaatttcaattgaatccccgtcggtgtgaaaatgagccgccacccgtcgttgcgtcgaagaaagtgacaagaagggcggatgaagcgaagcgcatgcatgttgttttgaatgttcccgtcgtcggcgtccgtccgatgctgatgggcgctcgctttcagcgtcatgttttggtttcgacgatgtaggcccctgccaGCATGTCCTTTAAAATAAGGAAGATTTATGAGGACTGTCTGTATATGTCCGATACGAATACATGAGCCACCGttcaaacacagacaaacagacgtaacactttgaacatttttcgattctaatcatagtcacgaaaacatattcgcccaatgctaaaaggcctatgtttgaccgaccaccaactaggtggcggtagtgagcaaacgtcaaactcaaacaaaaacgatgcgagcgccatggttgggcagttggccaactatcaaattttgaaaaagaccgttaaatcggtgtacgatgtgaattatcagagtgttacgtctgtttgtctgtggttcaaatGTCTTGAGCCAGGGCACAAGTTATGGGACTGCAAAAGCCCCAACAAGAGCAagacaagcatgggaaaactcattcgctcacccgaatgccggcgatgcaaactagcaaaaagaacgccaacaaccaaatactgagtgagagcacggcgcactaagaacgaacgcagcacgaacggctcgccaccgacgccaacgaagcgaatcaggagagaaacaaatagagagcgaattgaatcagcttgcatcggtgtatacgaaaagaacgttcgctctctcaactaccgagtggcattcagctgattgaatcaaaacgcactcactgattcaattcccagtactgaatgcttccactgaacgctaaatgaacgttccaaaacgaatgctctcgcacccgactcagaacgcaaacattcgttcaatattggttcgtttgccttcggcactcagattcggtagcgattcattcggccgccgttgcttgcgtcgcccggtgctcggcgattagaaagaatgggcaatgaaagtggaaagattctgcttggctgggggagaagcacactcgcatcagattgtgcatggatgtgagtgagggatacgcaatattttaatgattttttcccatccttggagCAAGATgtcacataattggagcgtgggatatcacagaagtttacatgacatatcatgtaaaattcatgaaatatcatgtaaacttccattaaatgtcatgtaattcagcatgactctgagttttaacatgacatataacgtaaattttcatgatatatcatgtaaaccatcataacactaagtttacattaccaaaattaagtttacatgacgtgtaaatgtcattatttttatctgtgtagacgATGTCGAAATGAGGGCCATCTAGCACATATCTGCATGAACCCTCCTAAGTTTCGGATAATCCGCGAACAACAAACACCCTACGGGGAGCAAAGTCCCGACTTTCAAGAGAGTCTCAGCTGACAAGATACAATGTAGGTAACACAATTGTACCTACCTGAACCACTGTAATTCAGCTTAGCAACTGCTTTGCCATGTAATCACTTAGTCAGGGTCCGACAAGTCTCCAGAAATGCTGGAGAGGATAATCGAGGTGCTCTTCCCGCGTCATGATCCGAATCTTTGGCCTCCTTTTGTAGGTTCACAGCGGACTTGTGCTGGTGATGACGGGATAGTCACTGATGAAGAACTTGCGAGGATTGCAAAATCCCTTAGCGTTGGTAAGGCCCCAGGCTCCTGGGATGTTCatatctgctatgcagaaatgtttggaaccaagagttttcccagaggtttgaaaGTGGCAGAGCCCGGTCTATTGCTGAAGGCGAGGAAGCTTCTCGAAGACCTATCGGTATATGGACCGATTTGCTAAATTGACACTGTtgggaaggtgctcgagaagatctTCAATGGAATGCTGACGAACTCTGAAGGTGtagatggtctctcgagtaaacagattgattgattgattgatcttTACAATAGAGACTTTCGAGTAAACAGTACAAACGGGTACAAATACTGCCGCGATAGCGTTTCCGCTTAATGCGAGGTAtggacttcaaacggaatcgcccaagtaattttcgttcagtgcatttttTTCCGTGACCGAAATGGGCAAGagatttaacacagcaagccccatttgatttgacatcTCGTTTaggctccgtactaggatccggaataaagcgacgctttattatttcttgagcgattccttgcctgaattttccacgcatcgagataggccaaaaaatttcttgcgatctccgtACTACCCATAAGGCGAGGTGACTCAATACTGTGCGGTAGTGGCCCTGAATGTAAGGAATTGGCCAATGTCATGAAATGTTATACTATATGACAAGGTGTTGAGGCTAAAACTCCCGGGGGCGTGGCCATCGCCGGCTTCACTGATGATATTAAGCTGGAGGTCTACGGTGTATCGATCGAATGGAATTCACTGCAGCCCACTCGATTGCGTTTCGAGcatgcccgtgcacagaagtggcgccaagggaggggtttttcccaatttcggcaaaaggcggatgggcgactagtgtatgaagcgtcggtaatggaggGGGTTTAAACAACAACCCCCCCTCCCCTTCTGTACGGGCTTGGTTCCGAAGATAGATAGTTGGGTCAATAGGCGCCAAGgaaaagtaacattccacctgactcaagATCCTTTCGGGCACGACTACTTTTAGACAATATCTACaccaacttcccgaaaaactttcATAGCTTAGCATTCCGGGTACATGGGGAACCTATCCCATATGGCTCCGGAGGTATTTTGGAATATCttagggtaccaaaattggccacacatTTTTCTCACCGTGTACCTcaggatcccgatgagataggAGAATAGTTTCTACGGCAAAATTATTCAGCAGGCCAAGAACTATCTGAAAACGGCGATAACAATTGGAAGTatgtgagcagagtttggtattggtgtggtatttgttgatttagcagTGAAATAACAGAAGAACATATTTTGGTATTGTATCACGGTGTTATCGAACAAATGCACGAtttaataacaaaacatgttattactttgttattcaatactttttggataacaaatacagcacttaaaattttaggtattcatttattattgaaataacaaaacttgttattttccaGGTGTTATTGATACATAatcatggtattcgtttttgttattgcCTCTTATGTCTACCAAataaagggcatatcgaggtatgattgtatttaagattaatacctaaatatgttattcacttgctattattttCTGCTCGGGCGgcaccagtgtcaaaaatgttcaaacatcgatttctcagaatcctgatgaatgatgccgtcttcggcaaagttgttcagtaagcCGAGAACTTTTTGACAATTGAGTGTATGGTTCGTGATTTGCCCATTAGGTGGCGCCTATTATTTGAAAGCTCAAATATATCACGAAATTGTCAGCAAACAAAGAACACATGAAAACAGTTAGCTTGGTTCGAAATTCATCCGCTAATCGGTGTCAGtgttaaaaatattcaaaactcTATATCTCAAAATCCTGGTGAGATAGAACAAtgccgtctttggcaaagttgttcagcaagctaaggaCTATCTAACATTTGAGCTTGTGTTTTGTATTTTATTTGCTAGGCGACGCCTAATGTCGGAACTATCAGGCAACAACAACTTTGGTTCGAGATTCCCCCGCTACGTAATGCCAATGTCGAAAAATATCTCACAATATTGATGAGATAAAATGATGTTGTCTTCGGCTAAGTTATTCAGCAAGCCAAGTTTTATCAGACAGTTGAAGCCTTGAATCGAAATGTATCAGCTGGGCCTAAAAAGGTTAACACTATAgtgattcgaatgagtgtaatcagtttcgtatcgtttaattccgccctattttgcatatcctttgacagatacgcgtattttgaccacttgtaatcttcctcagtgtcagttatccagtgcaGTGTATAACTaccattacaagtggtagtcgaaatacgcgtatctgccaaaggataagcaaaatagggcggaattaaaaggtacgaaactgattatactcattcgaagagggtattctgcttagagggaggATTCGAAAATTTCGGTACAAAGACTACAGTGGTTACAAAATCATGAACTTGATAAAATAGGAACggtttttcttgttttgttttatcaaccTTTGATCAATGGAAATAGTTTCAAGTTCGTCAAAACGGTATGCTCTGGCTTTCTAAACTCTATGGAGTGCAGGGGAGATAAGGGCATAATTAGATCCGCTTCAAATGCACGGTCTCCTAACAATAAACAAATTTTTCACGGGAAACCTCAATTGTTTTGACTTTCATTTTCAAGTTCGTAACACGCTCAAGAAAAATGCAGCAATTGCACATGCCTTCAGCGATTCCATTCCACATCAAGATAAACCAAGAAATTTCATAAGATCTGTTAGCTTATCATTCGTAGTTAACCGATGAAAATATGTCAACATGTGATAGAGAAATATATCGACTCATACTATCGGAACCGTATTCGTTACTGATAACTTTATATTTAGTTATTAAAGAGATTTAAGCCGCAAACATTCCATATCGTGTGTCGCACATATGATATTGGGATCAATGACTCGAGAATCCCTGGTGGACTTATCTCTGGAAATATATACCTGGAATACTCCAGGAGCCccggaggagtttccgaagaatCCCTAGATACACTCTACTAGAGCAATTCCAGGATAAGTTCTTCGTggaactctcagagaaatttatggggaaattcccaggaaaaccaatgtagaaatccctagaggaatacctgggtgGAAATTCGAgagaaatctctcgaggaatcTGGTGAAATTTTTCTCCGAAGAACTTGGAGAATTCCTTAGATACATTTCTGGATTaacccttgaaaaaatccctggatgatagtcaaaaaaatgtttggaggaattactgctggAATCCGTACAGAAATTCACGGAAAGATCTGGAAAACCCTAGAGAACCCCTGACAAAACTTTAGAAGGATTTTTGGATtatcttctggaagaatacattctgaaatttctaaataagTGCAACTCCTTTGAGGAACCCCTGTTCAAGTGCCTAGGAGAATACCTCGATACATCCTTTGTGAgtttctaggaggaatatctggtggcaTCCCTGAGGAGGAAATTGTACAGGCATTGATTAATCTCTGTGatttatggaggaatatctgctgaaattcttggaagaaatcccggaagaatacctgaagtaatctctataggaattcttggattaacaTTTGGTGATGTGGGAGGAAATCCTGGctgagcatagcatagcatagcatagcatagcatagcatgaatacttgcacaaatcttggatggagttgcaaagttgaatatttccattgacattgctgatgtcgctactatctacaatgtcatagattcactcagctccacacacctggctgTAGTATCCGCACGCTTGGCAGTGAAATTCGGCGAAACACGGAACCAATCCGAAACTCCCGTTCGCGAGCTGCACATGCAACTTCCATACGCCACAAAAATCGTTAATAAACTGATCCTTCTCAATGACAGCCACAGCTTTATCTCTACACAAGCCTCGAGCCTATACACTATCTTCTACCTATCTCCTTCTCGCACATTCTCCATTCATGTCATCTCATTCACTTCACGCGTTGATCATTGCGGTCGCTTTCGCTTTTCCCCGAATACGAACGCATTCAATCCGAAGACAGGCCCGGACCAACTTTTGCTTCAAAAGCACAAAATAAAAGCTTTTCTTTTTTGTGGAAGCTGTGCGATGTTATTTCGCGCGCTGTACACTGACCGGAATAGCACGCCAAATTTATTGATGTAGATTTAAATATAAATGCATTTTCCATTCACGGCATTAAACTTACTAAAGGTAAGATGGCTTAAAGTAACATACTTAATAAACAAATCTGTTACTCCCATGAACCCACAGCTTCTCTATATTGGAAATCATAATCAATTTTAATACATAACCTACGCTCACTacactggccaagtccttgcaagcatttataaatcccttcatcaacttagaaagagcccagaactgaagcatcttccaatagataaaaggatgttgaaaatagcgaattttcaacttaaatgcagttataaagtaaatacactgaagtagaattatttatgaataagtaatattggaaagatctcaccaattgttgtggggtttttgtggttcaatgccgatcatctaattgccttgattaatgttcttctctgtaaaactcagaaaagaacaacacaatactgaacactaagcacccgcgcatctattgttttgattcactcgagacaatagcgaacgcgatcgattatgctgccatactcacccctacaggagtgatgcatgcacgcacagccaagaacaacacaatactctgtgGGAGGAAGTCCTGGCTGAGCCCCTTAAAAACCCCTTGAGGAATGCTTGAAGTTACTCCCAAATAAAACCCTCGCGGAATATCTTGAGGAACCCCTGTTCAAAATCTTGGATCGATCCatcgagtcgagtcgagtcgagtcaagtacaaggcactgaagacgaccttacagttgaggtcgaaatacgtatctgtcaaaggatgcaaattcttagtggaattcaaaggaacagtacttaacgcgattttctttctaTTTATCGATCCATCGTTAAATTCCTGGGTAAAGCCATAAATAGATTCCTAGGCAAATCCACGagtaaatcactggaggaattcctgcagaaatccctagaagaatcactACATGAATTCGTGGATTAATCTCTgtgtggaacttctggagtaattacaTGGAAAACAAAAGCATAACAACCATTTGATTGAGTTATATCCCAAAGAtaccagataaaaaaaaactaaaagctaTCTGACACGATGTTGTTTAAAAAGATGGAATACGGTAAAAATGGTAATTCATTACATTCAGTTGGGTTGTTAACTAAAATCAGCCAACCGAACCAAAGACTCAACTGTCAGTTGGTTCTTAGCTCGCTGAATATTTTTGCCGAAGACGGTATCATCTGGAGTCTAAGTTAgggttttcaatatttttgacacTAACACCGCCTAGCGAACGAATCTCGAGCTAAAGTCATCGTAGCCAGATATTTCTATACCTGCTGTTCAGGTCTTGTTCATTAGTGTTTCGATGTATACATGTTTGAACTTCTTTGACACTAGGCGCTACCTAGCGAATGAAACACGAACTATAGTCTcaattgccagatagttcttagcttgctgaacaactttgcggtAGACGGCAACATTCTATCTCATCACGATTGTGAGATATAGAGGTTTGAACATTTACGACAGTGGCGCCATCTTGTGGACGAATCTCGGATCCAGGTCACCGTTTTCATATAGTTCTTAGTTTGATAAAcagctttgctgaaaacggcacacTTGTAGCTCCGTCAAAAATAAAATCTGTCTAAAAACAAACAAGTTGTGATTTTTGTACTTTTCGGTGGGTGAATAATGTTTGTTgactggatgaaggttaaagacaataggacagatcggtgaagtactagatttgtagaaaTGAGCTGAatatttgtatggtgagaaggtcaattatccgtttctgcaatgaaatggtgcaaaaagcgagggtattatgattccttgcgttatttgatgctgtttgagcaaaactttgggcaacagtgttgttttctccatttcttacaacataaacaacatagttatccaaagttttgctcaaacagcactaaattaggcaaggaatcataataccctcgctttttgtaccatttcattgcagacacggataattgatcttctcaccatacaaaaattcagctctttactgtaaatctagtactacaccgaacgtgccccattgcaaaATGTTTGTTGAACAATACCTCATTTTTAATAAATTATCCTAATTCGAATTTTCAGCCATTTAGAATTTAGATCACCGTGTTCTGTATAAGTTATGGACAAAAGTTTTGAAACTAAAGCTGCCTAAGGGGCTCACAGGGCATATTATATCCATCGTGAGGCTCCAAAAGTGAGTTTTATAAAAACATAAGTGTAAAAAATGTTATTCGgaattcaaaaatattcaataaaaaatgGCTCTATAATTGCTTACCTGATAACCGTTCGTTGACGTCAAATCATAATTTCCTATTCTTACTAACAGCCTGTCACTTGTGTCGCCATGAATACAATCAGCAGGAAGTAGTACAACATCAGATCTAATTAGAGCCCCAGCACATATATACTCCGTTTCCCAATTTTGAAGATACTCCTTCCTTCTCCAAATGGTCGTCAACCAGGGAACTTCATCGTGTCGGATTCTATTAGTACGTAGATCAATATCAAGATAACATTTGTCAATGGTTTTGGTATCTTGATGATCAACCATGTTATTCATATCCTGAATCCAGTGCAACCATTGTTCTTCTTCTGGGGACTTTCGAATCGGGTTAGTACAACACACCGTTCCGATGGTGCAATCATTTTCACCGGATCCAAATCGTAGGTCAATGATATGATTCATCATTTCAAAAGCGGGATCACCACATTGCTCCAAAGAAACGCAAAATCCGTTACATTTGATTCTATCAGGTTTGATTGTGGTTACGAGTGCGGATTCTGGTGATGGGTCAGTTGCTGCACAACACACCAAATCTCTGGGACAATCACCATAAATCCTCACATCTATTGAATCTTTGATAAATGTGTTACAATCGGCAGATGGTACGCATTTGCCTTTACAATTGTTTATAGTTTGAACGTTGTTTTCTGTAGTTGGGAGGCTTTCAACGCAACAAACTAAGTTTCCCTGGCAAATATTATGGGATCGTCTTCTTAAGTTGATCAATCCTAAACCAAATATGTTATTTGTTCCACCAGGGCATTCGTCGGAAGGAACACATCTACCTTCGCATATCTGCTGATCAACAATTTCAGAAGTTTTGGACAAATCATCGCAGCATACTAAATCGTCAGTACAACCATTATAGCTGCGAGGAATTATAATACCAGAACCATCGGTATTGAAGGTTTCATTTTGACACTGATGGAACGGAACGCACGCTCCTCTACATTCAGCAGGTTGTGGAATAGATAGTTCTTGCAGGATTGGTTTGATTTTCTGGCAACAAATTTGTTGTGAAGAACATTGTTCTGTGTTTAATCTCAAATCCACGTGCGTGCTATTCGTCATGTCGTCCAAACACTGATGAAAAGGAACACATGTACATGATGCTTGAATTAGTTTTGGTTCTGTTTTACAGCAAATCGATTCATATGGGCAAGCGCTATCAGATATCCTCAAATCGATGTCTTCATTACCACCGGCGTTAGTGATGCCACACTGTGATACAGGAACGCATGAGCCGTCACATACAGACTGGGAAGAAGGCGTAGGATTGATTAGTTCTTTACAACATACCAAACCAGCTCTGTCACATCCGTTACTAGTATCCCTCAAGTCTATTGCATCTTTTCCAAATGGCGTAGAACTGACAATAAGGCACTCAGAAGCAGGTGTACACATTCCTTGGCATGTAGGTTTTGGTTTTACTTCGTCACTGCAACAAATTAGATCCTCTGGACAAGCCCTGCCGATTTGCCTCAAATCAATCATGTCAGAATTTGTGGCATCCATCGTCACATTTGAGCATTGTTGGGGTGGTACACACCTACCATTACATAATTCAGCAGATCCCAGCTGAGGAATTGTAATTTCCGGTTCCATGCAGCACACCAAATTCTCATCGTTGCAATCTCCATCAACGAATCTTAAATCAATTCGATCTTTATCATTCCAATTGTAGCACTGACTGGAAGGAACACATTGCCCCATGCATTTTTGGATTGGAGTAATTTGTCGAACATTTCTGCAACAAACTTTATCATTCGGGCAATATAAGTTTTCTTTTTCCATCAAACTATCGTGAACGTCGTCAAAACATTGATAAAATTCAACACACGTTGCATTGCACTCCCCTGTTCCTTCCTCGGCGTTAGTATCGCGACAGCACACCAAATCCAACGGACACTGATCTTCACCACCAAACCGTAAATCGATCAACCCATCCCCGTTGGTATTGATCGTTCCATTCTCACACAAATAGCTCGGAATGCAAATTCCTCCTCCGGGACAAGAAACATAGTTCTGATCTGTGATCTGCGATGATGCCAACAATAAACACCACATTAACAGAATAAAACGTGTCAAACTTCGAACGAGCATCTTTACTCGAAAACGGCCAATGATACACAGCTTCTTTGCCATCAGCAGCGTGGACCAGTGGTGGCGGCTATACCTTCCAAAAGGCCAGCCAAGCCCCACTCTCTCTCTCGCTCAACCCAGTAGTGCCCCTAGAAGTTCAAGTACCAACCGTCTTCTCGCGTACCGTCGTCGTTTCATGGATCAACGGAGGAGACTCCTAAATTTGGATGTGTCTGACTGATCATATCGGAGAGaagtttgggacatttttgtttgATCGACAAAATAAGCCCGCATGCAGCAGCAGTCAAATTATGTACACGCTGGCTTTAGCACGAAAAAGGCTTACGCTCAATGCTAACTGGTTTCGTGGAGGACAGTCAAATTTTGCGATGACACTCGCACCATGATCTTCGGCATTTGGATAAGTTGGTGCTAAGATGGGATGTGGATAGGTCCACAAGACTAGAGGAAATTTTGTTTGGCGATGAAGGATCAATCACAATATATATATTCTGCTTGTGTATGCCTAATTGAAATGTAGAAATACTCCCATGTGAAGAATTGAAGACTGATTCGAATTGTCTTTTATATTGGCaatacaaaagaaaaaaagtttaaagTTGTTTCAACGTTTTCCCCGTCTAGTCTTCAAATAGTTTCCGATACAATCGAACTAAATGCTTAAAAGAAGAGCAATGGATTTCATCAGTTAACTGAATTAAAAACTTTAGAAATAGAACATAATTTTACGAGATGCGGAGTGTAGTATATAATTCATATGTACGTACATCCATTTATTTGCACAACATCACAATTAGGGTAATACATAATAACGCCGGGAGGTGGCCGAGCGCCAGGGTATACGGATAGCTCAAACGGAGTAAGCTTGGACGTGGCTGGTGTTCAGCAGTGGGCAGCAAtttcacacatccggaagcaactctgtacaagcgacatggaaccgcttccaaagtgcctcagTCTAGCTGGGAGTGCCTCGGACATATCAGGAACGATGCTAGTAAGTTCTTG contains:
- the LOC115257757 gene encoding uncharacterized protein LOC115257757 — its product is MAKKLCIIGRFRVKMLVRSLTRFILLMWCLLLASSQITDQNYVSCPGGGICIPSYLCENGTINTNGDGLIDLRFGGEDQCPLDLVCCRDTNAEEGTGECNATCVEFYQCFDDVHDSLMEKENLYCPNDKVCCRNVRQITPIQKCMGQCVPSSQCYNWNDKDRIDLRFVDGDCNDENLVCCMEPEITIPQLGSAELCNGRCVPPQQCSNVTMDATNSDMIDLRQIGRACPEDLICCSDEVKPKPTCQGMCTPASECLIVSSTPFGKDAIDLRDTSNGCDRAGLVCCKELINPTPSSQSVCDGSCVPVSQCGITNAGGNEDIDLRISDSACPYESICCKTEPKLIQASCTCVPFHQCLDDMTNSTHVDLRLNTEQCSSQQICCQKIKPILQELSIPQPAECRGACVPFHQCQNETFNTDGSGIIIPRSYNGCTDDLVCCDDLSKTSEIVDQQICEGRCVPSDECPGGTNNIFGLGLINLRRRSHNICQGNLVCCVESLPTTENNVQTINNCKGKCVPSADCNTFIKDSIDVRIYGDCPRDLVCCAATDPSPESALVTTIKPDRIKCNGFCVSLEQCGDPAFEMMNHIIDLRFGSGENDCTIGTVCCTNPIRKSPEEEQWLHWIQDMNNMVDHQDTKTIDKCYLDIDLRTNRIRHDEVPWLTTIWRRKEYLQNWETEYICAGALIRSDVVLLPADCIHGDTSDRLLVRIGNYDLTSTNGYQEHHVAKKVIHPDFNKAFNTDNIALLFLRERSGTNHPMACIFDPNEAFNDRDCLAVGWNYLHFLGTGTSSIEPNKQHISILRSPNCPLRTLCTAGRDPSNQSCNRMHGATVICPDRMGQQNWKIVGMVPKNNERCDVNGIPETLVSLPQVAPWIREQLSPSFVQKPVDLGPSRKYLPAL